The segment CAAGAGCAAGCATAAAGAACTTAGAGAAACAAGTTTCACAGCTTGCTATTTCCGTAAGCAAACTAGAATCTCAAGGAAAGTTGCCTGCCCAAACTGAAGCAAACCCAAAGCACAATGTGTGTGCCATCACATTGAGAGGCGGGAAAAGCTATGATGGTCCAAAATTTTCAGTTGATCAAAAAGAAGATGAAATAGTGGTTGAAGAGGCAACCAAAGAAGAGAAGGAGGAAGAGAAAACAAGCGAAAAGAAGCCTTTCATCGCCGAGTCCAAAGTCACACCTGCTCCATTTCCCGAAAGATTAAAGAGCACGAAGAAAGAACGGGAGGAGAATGACATCATGcaaatgttcaagagagttcaaatCAACATTCCACTCCTCGAGGTCATCAAGCAGGTACCTAGATACGCAAGGTTCTTTAAGGATCTTTGTGTATCTAAGAAGAAATTAAAAGGAAATCAAGTCGTAACGGTTGGGGAGCATGTATCCGCGGTTTTGCAAAAGAGGATGCCCCCAAAGTGCAAGGATCCTGGTGTCTTTACCGTGCCTTGCAAGTTGGGAAATCTTTATGTACCCCGAGCTATGCTTGATCTAGGTGCATCTATAAATGTCCTACCATATTCTCTTTTCAAATCAATTGGTGTAGGAACATTGAGCAAAACCGGTGTGATCATCCAACTTGCTGATTGGTCTTTGGTACACCCAAAGGGAGTATTAGAGGACGTGTTAGTGCAAGTTGATGAATTTGTCTTCCCGGCTGATTTTTATGTCTTAGATATGGGAGACGATGACTCTCCAAGTTCAAGTTCCATTCTTTTGGGTAGACCTTTTCTTAAAACTTCTAAAACAAAAATCGATGTCTACAATGGAACCTTGAGTATGGAATTTGATGGTGAAGTTATCAACTTCAATGTGCATGAAGCAAAAAAGACTCCTTTTGATGTTCAATCTGTTAATTTTGTCAATTTGATCCATCCCTCAACAAAAAAGGGTTTGAACTTGTCTAACAATGAATTTCTGGAGTTAGTTTTGTCACGAAAACTAGACAGGGACAAAGCCAAAGAGCTTGCAAAGAAGTTTGATATGGATAATGAAGTGTTGGAGATTTTAGAGTTTATTGATGACAAGAAGCATGTGAggagttatgatatgttagagaGTCCCACGTATCAAGACTGAAGCACAAATAGTTGGGGTCCAAGTTGAGCCAACGACATTAAAAAGGGGCGGCTAACCGGCAGGCAACccgggggtatttttgtcatttcgtatattttcattgtattttctttattttcaaaCTTCAAAGTTGTTTTTCATGCTAAAAAAGGGTTAAAAATCATTTTTCAGGTAGTAGAGATTTAGTGGGTTGCAATttcaaaaagtgaaaaaaaaatcaagtttttttgGCTTTCTCAGAAGTTTACACGACCGTTTAAACTTATGCCTTCCATTtccacgggccgtgtaaacgattAAACACAGTATATTTGATTCAGGCATTTACACGGCTGTGTAAATCCTCTCCTTtgatttacacgggccgtgtaaacgcaaAAACAGGGCTGAACGATTTTAAGGTCAAATCTCGATTTTTCTAACTCATTCTTCACTCAATACCTGCGATTTCCTCTCTTCCTACTGCCCCCTTCGAAAAAAACCTTCCAAATACTCAATCTTCCTCAATTTTGCATAAAAAATCAAGCTCCAAGGTATGaaattcttctcttttcttcatcttctttatcTTTCACATCTATTTCAACCTCTCATGGCCGAttttggggtttttgagcaaaaccctagaatttttgaACCTCAAAATTTCGACCTAATGCTTGAAATTTCTTGTAGGATAAGCTTGGGGATAGCTTGGGGAAGCATTGGATATCATCTTACCACCATTATCAAGCACAAATTGGTATAATTGTTCCACACTCTTACTTTGTGCATTTAGATAGAACCTCatttttttgggtgattttttttTGGTGAGACTTGCTAGTTCTTGTGCTTCTATTGTCTTAATTGTGTGCAACTCTTTGTTGATTCATTTGGGTAATGGCTTCTCGGGGTAAAAGACCTAGAATTGGAAC is part of the Lactuca sativa cultivar Salinas chromosome 7, Lsat_Salinas_v11, whole genome shotgun sequence genome and harbors:
- the LOC128127366 gene encoding uncharacterized protein LOC128127366; its protein translation is MSLEDIVKSLATSTQAFQQETRASIKNLEKQVSQLAISVSKLESQGKLPAQTEANPKHNVCAITLRGGKSYDGPKFSVDQKEDEIVVEEATKEEKEEEKTSEKKPFIAESKVTPAPFPERLKSTKKEREENDIMQMFKRVQINIPLLEVIKQVPRYARFFKDLCVSKKKLKGNQVVTVGEHVSAVLQKRMPPKCKDPGVFTVPCKLGNLYVPRAMLDLGASINVLPYSLFKSIGVGTLSKTGVIIQLADWSLVHPKGVLEDVLVQVDEFVFPADFYVLDMGDDDSPSSSSILLGRPFLKTSKTKIDVYNGTLSMEFDGEVINFNVHEAKKTPFDVQSVNFVNLIHPSTKKGLNLSNNEFLELVLSRKLDRDKAKELAKKFDMDNEVLEILEFIDDKKHVRSYDMLESPTYQD